The following are encoded together in the Candidatus Zixiibacteriota bacterium genome:
- a CDS encoding HEAT repeat domain-containing protein: MSDETLDLKSDLNELQGQSNELIKAAQEVVNLLIKAIKIFCIYPPDNPIPKEFRHNLFRKLTGFLEENEELKLRIDQSRLLFEDKVILKEEKKDEGVAFALYRDGIRELSFHKGLEQEELFSFLEAITSCLKSSLPEDDLVTLFWEKDLPHIKFSAVDEFLTEDLSDLPQPTGTKDLKQLYYSEIDLEESKTKEVKLPARIQVERFLRDLDLVPQQELNELKFLLEKDKSFEPLKEMFFILKEVLSGDKEFSDFSETVLLLEKLLDSLVGQENFYLASEVLLLLKNLEEAESEAGQTRRAERIKEALNRAGDKERMKTLTQILNQNPRLDLFSARKYLSLLGRNTVPHLVDMLGELENFATRSMVCTVLENWGEKSIELLSKGVYDRRWYVVRNIVGILGRIGSPLAIPYLKRTIGHEDLRVRKQTLEALSRIKGEEVTSILLSILEDPEEKLRVRAARFLGERPSQEAFEFISNLVSRKDFRDKSPEEKKVLLETLAHTGKDEAVNLFKKMVLKKTWFKKE; the protein is encoded by the coding sequence ATGTCTGATGAAACCCTGGATTTGAAATCGGACCTGAATGAACTTCAGGGCCAATCGAATGAGCTTATCAAGGCAGCTCAGGAAGTAGTGAACCTTTTGATCAAAGCTATCAAGATTTTCTGTATCTATCCTCCGGACAACCCCATACCCAAGGAATTCAGGCATAACCTCTTCAGAAAATTGACAGGTTTTTTAGAAGAAAATGAGGAGTTGAAGTTGAGAATTGACCAATCCAGGCTCCTTTTTGAAGACAAGGTCATTTTAAAGGAGGAGAAGAAAGACGAAGGAGTTGCTTTTGCCCTGTACCGGGACGGGATAAGGGAGCTGAGCTTTCACAAAGGACTGGAACAGGAGGAGCTGTTCTCCTTTCTGGAAGCTATTACCAGTTGTTTAAAATCCTCTTTGCCAGAGGACGATCTGGTCACGCTTTTCTGGGAAAAGGATTTGCCGCACATAAAGTTCTCAGCAGTGGATGAATTCTTAACCGAGGATTTAAGCGATCTTCCCCAGCCTACCGGCACTAAAGACCTTAAACAACTCTACTATTCGGAAATAGACCTGGAGGAAAGCAAAACGAAGGAAGTAAAGCTTCCAGCCAGAATACAGGTGGAGAGGTTTTTGCGTGATCTGGACCTTGTCCCACAGCAGGAGTTAAATGAGCTAAAATTCCTGCTGGAGAAAGATAAAAGCTTCGAGCCTTTGAAGGAGATGTTTTTTATTCTCAAGGAAGTCTTATCCGGAGATAAGGAGTTTTCCGATTTCTCAGAGACAGTCCTGCTTTTGGAAAAGCTCTTGGATTCATTGGTAGGTCAGGAGAATTTCTATCTGGCCTCTGAGGTGCTGTTACTGCTCAAGAATTTAGAAGAGGCCGAATCTGAGGCCGGGCAGACTCGCCGAGCCGAAAGGATCAAAGAAGCCCTGAACCGGGCAGGAGATAAAGAGAGGATGAAGACTCTGACCCAGATTTTAAATCAGAATCCCAGGCTGGATCTTTTCTCTGCCAGAAAATATCTTTCCCTCTTAGGCCGGAATACCGTACCCCATCTGGTGGACATGCTGGGTGAACTGGAGAATTTTGCCACCCGCTCGATGGTCTGCACTGTGCTGGAGAACTGGGGAGAGAAGAGTATCGAGCTTTTGAGCAAAGGGGTTTATGACCGTAGATGGTACGTGGTCAGGAATATCGTCGGGATCTTAGGACGCATCGGCTCACCTCTGGCTATACCTTATCTGAAAAGAACTATCGGACACGAGGATCTGAGGGTTAGAAAACAGACCCTGGAAGCACTCTCCCGGATCAAAGGGGAGGAGGTCACCTCAATTCTACTAAGTATCCTTGAAGACCCTGAGGAAAAGCTGAGGGTGAGGGCTGCCAGGTTTTTGGGTGAAAGGCCTAGCCAGGAAGCTTTTGAATTTATTTCAAATC